One genomic segment of Linepithema humile isolate Giens D197 chromosome 5, Lhum_UNIL_v1.0, whole genome shotgun sequence includes these proteins:
- the drm gene encoding protein drumstick isoform X1 translates to MFAIMPMETEGHGREFGRRQKMRAKCTVEFVCKYCQRRFTKPYNLMIHERSHKDDVTFTCEVCGKSFKRQENLKQHRYIIISFLSSFYRQFLFVCSFCVVFFVFFVFFVFDFFFLFRSEDFYFCTLARNTYTRSDP, encoded by the coding sequence ATGTTCGCGATAATGCCGATGGAGACAGAGGGGCACGGCAGGGAGTTCGGCCGGCGGCAGAAGATGCGCGCCAAGTGCACGGTAGAGTTCGTCTGCAAGTACTGCCAGCGGCGCTTCACGAAGCCCTACAACCTCATGATCCACGAGCGCAGCCATAAGGACGACGTGACCTTCACCTGCGAGGTCTGCGGAAAGTCCTTCAAGCGGCAGGAAAACCTCAAGCAGCACAGGTACATCATTATTTCGTTTCTTTCTTCGTTTTATCGACagtttttgtttgtttgttcgTTTTGTGtggttttttttgttttttttgttttttttgtttttgatttttttttcttgtttcgtTCCGAAGACTTCTATTTTTGCACGCTCGCACGGAACACGTATACGCGATCTGATCCATGA
- the drm gene encoding protein drumstick isoform X3, translating into MFAIMPMETEGHGREFGRRQKMRAKCTVEFVCKYCQRRFTKPYNLMIHERSHKDDVTFTCEVCGKSFKRQENLKQHRCGWR; encoded by the coding sequence ATGTTCGCGATAATGCCGATGGAGACAGAGGGGCACGGCAGGGAGTTCGGCCGGCGGCAGAAGATGCGCGCCAAGTGCACGGTAGAGTTCGTCTGCAAGTACTGCCAGCGGCGCTTCACGAAGCCCTACAACCTCATGATCCACGAGCGCAGCCATAAGGACGACGTGACCTTCACCTGCGAGGTCTGCGGAAAGTCCTTCAAGCGGCAGGAAAACCTCAAGCAGCACAG